The following proteins come from a genomic window of Panicum hallii strain FIL2 chromosome 8, PHallii_v3.1, whole genome shotgun sequence:
- the LOC112903458 gene encoding cysteine-rich receptor-like protein kinase 6 isoform X1, whose translation MASLQSQQSLASTLPMNLPATFMKEITSDFASERELGRSVFGIVYKGVLPETEGNRMIAVKRLAENSPVPAGKTFETEVTNLMALKHRNVVELVSFCHEAQKKVVQHNGRYVIVDVIESCLCYKYLPQGSLDKHLYADTTSINWDTRFKIIKGICQGLHFLHKELDGPLVHMNLVPSSIWLDDNWVPKIADFGLSRLFGQEQTRMYTINVKGYNGYMAPEYLYRGEISTMSDIYSLGMLILEITTGEKNCAVSEDRSARKFVDNVHQNWKTNEQIIHKYPSLDPNGLQQVNACIVIGLKCVEADRNKRPSIVDIVDKLNGKRVPIFDQASTSQQP comes from the exons ATGGCGAGCCTGCAGAGCCAGCAGAGTCTTGCGAGTACATTACCGATGAACCTACCGGCGACCTTTATGAAGGAAATTACCAGCGATTTTGCTTCTGAGCGAGAACTTGGCCGCTCTGTATTTGGAATAGTTTACAAG GGTGTTCTTCCAGAGACAGAAGGGAACCGCATGATTGCTGTGAAGAGGCTTGCTGAGAACTCACCAGTGCCGGCTGGCAAAACATTTGAAACTGAGGTTACAAATCTTATGGCACTTAAACACAGAAATGTAGTAGAGCTGGTTAGCTTCTGCCATGAAGCGCAGAAGAAAGTAGTTCAGCATAATGGGAGATATGTGATCGTAGACGTGATCGAAAGCTGTCTTTGCTACAAATATCTACCACAGGGAAGTCTTGACAAGCATCTTTATG CGGACACTACATCAATAAACTGGGACACACGATTCAAAATAATTAAGGGGATCTGCCAAGGTTTACATTTTCTTCACAAGGAATTGGATGGGCCCCTTGTTCATATGAACCTTGTGCCTAGCTCGATATGGTTGGATGATAACTGGGTGCCAAAGATTGCCGATTTTGGTCTCTCAAGACTCTTTGGCCAAGAGCAGACCAGGATGTACACAATCAATGTTAAGGGATATAA TGGGTACATGGCTCCAGAATATCTGTACAGAGGTGAAATCTCCACCATGTCAGACATATATAGTCTAGGCATGCTTATTCTTGAGATCACGACTGGAGAGAAGAACTGTGCAGTTTCTGAAGACAGATCTGCAAGAAAATTTGTCGACAAT GTACATCAAAATTGGAAGACAAATGAGCAAATAATACACAAGTACCCATCACTAGATCCAAATGGCCTCCAGCAAGTAAATGCATGCATTGTAATTGGGCTAAAGTGTGTGGAGGCTGATCGGAACAAAAGGCCTTCCATAGTTGATATTGTTGATAAGCTCAATGGGAAACGTGTACCAATTTTTGATCAG GCCtccacatcccagcagccatgA
- the LOC112903458 gene encoding putative cysteine-rich receptor-like protein kinase 20 isoform X2 encodes MIAVKRLAENSPVPAGKTFETEVTNLMALKHRNVVELVSFCHEAQKKVVQHNGRYVIVDVIESCLCYKYLPQGSLDKHLYADTTSINWDTRFKIIKGICQGLHFLHKELDGPLVHMNLVPSSIWLDDNWVPKIADFGLSRLFGQEQTRMYTINVKGYNGYMAPEYLYRGEISTMSDIYSLGMLILEITTGEKNCAVSEDRSARKFVDNVHQNWKTNEQIIHKYPSLDPNGLQQVNACIVIGLKCVEADRNKRPSIVDIVDKLNGKRVPIFDQASTSQQP; translated from the exons ATGATTGCTGTGAAGAGGCTTGCTGAGAACTCACCAGTGCCGGCTGGCAAAACATTTGAAACTGAGGTTACAAATCTTATGGCACTTAAACACAGAAATGTAGTAGAGCTGGTTAGCTTCTGCCATGAAGCGCAGAAGAAAGTAGTTCAGCATAATGGGAGATATGTGATCGTAGACGTGATCGAAAGCTGTCTTTGCTACAAATATCTACCACAGGGAAGTCTTGACAAGCATCTTTATG CGGACACTACATCAATAAACTGGGACACACGATTCAAAATAATTAAGGGGATCTGCCAAGGTTTACATTTTCTTCACAAGGAATTGGATGGGCCCCTTGTTCATATGAACCTTGTGCCTAGCTCGATATGGTTGGATGATAACTGGGTGCCAAAGATTGCCGATTTTGGTCTCTCAAGACTCTTTGGCCAAGAGCAGACCAGGATGTACACAATCAATGTTAAGGGATATAA TGGGTACATGGCTCCAGAATATCTGTACAGAGGTGAAATCTCCACCATGTCAGACATATATAGTCTAGGCATGCTTATTCTTGAGATCACGACTGGAGAGAAGAACTGTGCAGTTTCTGAAGACAGATCTGCAAGAAAATTTGTCGACAAT GTACATCAAAATTGGAAGACAAATGAGCAAATAATACACAAGTACCCATCACTAGATCCAAATGGCCTCCAGCAAGTAAATGCATGCATTGTAATTGGGCTAAAGTGTGTGGAGGCTGATCGGAACAAAAGGCCTTCCATAGTTGATATTGTTGATAAGCTCAATGGGAAACGTGTACCAATTTTTGATCAG GCCtccacatcccagcagccatgA
- the LOC112903593 gene encoding uncharacterized protein LOC112903593, giving the protein MEMNQPAAAGPSSGMLAKTRDTAWMQRDLEELTNLITRKGNGLEVISVWVTGGDSVATSITRKAFDDPNIWGNFTCRSWVKLLHPFNLHDFIRSLLDQFYANFREVQQEAIIGTGLVQEFMQQVNNQTYLIVLEDVSTMCPQTDGGKNKATDRGIVMVPSPLMGRIPEIDELPRYPALARVNALQVISLWGVAGAGKSALVRNLYHKKVHMLQNNEFDKHGWVDVSYPFNLRVFCLSLLLQFHSHSLKANEAIYCSTRGIRDPIEECHNLLKYHRCLVVIDNLKSTEEWDFIEAALVSRRSQSIIIVITNEASLALRCTDRKELVFNVKGLEIGAAIDLFKTEVIRRRRLVMRWIAEGYSKDKSNYTAEENGEELFSKIIELSMIQPPEQAMITNMRMIWFQVSAFFHEYIISRPKEENVTFALEVFALAGCCRQTTGRTGRHLVIEESWDRDRIVFESIDFSRLRSFTVFGKWESFFISPSMKVLRVLDLENSSGVTDEDLKKIVNLLHRLKYLSLRGCSEIHHLPSSLGHLRQLQILDVRNTSIVTFPVSFTNLKKLQYIRVGTTTPADLTSRHERVAVELHAGIEKLTALHTIGVVNVDIARGKTILSELRKLTQLRKLGVFGVNIKNSNQFCSAISGHAHLESLSVWINKNNQNCLDGTLLPKNLQSLKLFGLVNKLPVWINLLRKIKKLVLEITAPTEHDMAVIGGLQELCVLCLYVKPIQDGNLNFLVKTEERVEFLSYEKVKVLEIACSSPLLVTFGSLAMRSLEQLTVHCCSGLTLPFDEIRNLTKLREVRLIGSQDDALKKQLEEQLKRHPNKPALKLG; this is encoded by the exons ATGGAGATGAATCAGCCAGCAGCTGCCGGTCCATCTTCTGGCATGCTTGCCAAAACAAGGGACACAGCCTGGATGCAACGAGACCTCGAAGAGCTGACCAATTTGATCACCAGGAAAGGAAACGGCCTTGAAGTGATCTCAGTATGGGTAACGGGAGGCGACTCTGTGGCAACATCCATCACAAGGAAGGCCTTTGACGACCCAAACATCTGGGGAAACTTCACATGCCGCTCTTGGGTGAAGCTATTGCATCCTTTTAACCTCCATGACTTCATCAGGAGCTTGTTGGATCAGTTCTATGCAAACTTCCGTGAAGTGCAGCAAGAAGCAATCATTGGGACTGGTCTTGTTCAGGAGTTCATGCAGCAAGTGAACAACCAAACCTACCTCATTGTCCTGGAAGATGTGTCCACCATG TGTCCTCAAACTGATGGAGGCAAGAACAAGGCAACCGATAGGGGAATTGTAATGGTCCCTTCCCCTCTGATGGGACGCATTCCAGAAATTGATGAACTTCCTAGGTATCCCGCTTTGGCACGTGTGAACGCTTTGCAAGTGATATCCCTGTGGGGGGTAGCTGGTGCTGGGAAGTCTGCTCTTGTTAGAAATCTGTACCACAAAAAGGTGCATATGCTTCAGAATAATGAATTTGATAAGCATGGTTGGGTGGATGTGTCCTATCCATTCAATTTAAGGGTTTTCTGTCTCAGCTTACTTTTGCAATTCCATTCACATTCTCTCAAAGCAAATGAAGCTATATACTGCAGCACCAGAGGAATCAGAGACCCCATCGAAGAGTGCCACAACCTTCTAAAATATCACCGGTGCCTTGTTGTTATTGATAATCTTAAGTCCACAGAAGAATGGGACTTCATAGAAGCTGCCTTGGTATCGAGACGCTCTCAAAGCATTATTATTGTAATTACCAATGAGGCAAGCCTTGCCTTACGCTGCACAGACAGAAAGGAGCTCGTGTTTAATGTCAAAGGTCTGGAAATTGGGGCAGCCATCGATCTCTTCAAAACGGAG GTCATCCGGAGGCGGCGTTTGGTGATGAGATGGATCGCAGAGGGTTACTCCAAGGACAAGTCCAACTATACTGCAGAGGAGAATGGGGAGGAGCTCTTCTCTAAGATCATTGAGCTGAGCATGATTCAACCACCAGAGCAGGCAATGATCACAAACATGAGAATGATTTGGTTCCAAGTCAGTGCTTTCTTCCATGAATACATCATCTCGAGGCCAAAAGAAGAGAATGTTACCTTTGCACTGGAGGTCTTTGCGCTAGCGGGATGCTGCCGCCAAACCACCGGGCGCACAGGACGGCACCTTGTTATAGAGGAAAGCTGGGATAGAGACAGGATTGTGTTTGAGAGCATCGACTTCTCTCGGCTACGCTCCTTCACAGTGTTTGGGAAATGGGAATCATTTTTCATTTCTCCAAGTATGAAAGTGCTTCGGGTGCTTGATTTGGAGAATTCATCAGGTGTCACGGATGAAGACCTCAAGAAGATTGTAAACCTTCTCCATCGCCTAAAGTACCTATCTCTGAGGGGATGCAGTGAGATCCACCATCTGCCAAGTTCTCTGGGTCATCTGAGGCAACTTCAGATTCTTGATGTCAGAAACACCTCCATAGTCACATTTCCGGTGTCCTTCACCAATCTAAAGAAGCTGCAGTATATCCGAGTAGGCACTACCACCCCTGCCGACCTCACGAGTCGTCATGAACGAGTAGCTGTTGAGCTGCATGCTGGGATTGAGAAGCTAACCGCATTGCACACGATTGGGGTTGTTAATGTCGATATTGCAAGGGGGAAAACCATCCTGAGTGAGCTCAGGAAACTCACTCAACTGCGGAAGCTCGGAGTATTCGGCGTAAATATAAAAAACAGCAATCAGTTCTGTTCTGCCATCTCAGGTCATGCTCATTTGGAATCCTTGTCAGTGTGGATAAATAAGAACAATCAAAATTGTTTGGATGGCACCCTGCTTCCGAAGAACCTACAGAGCCTTAAGCTGTTTGGCCTTGTAAACAAGTTGCCAGTATGGATCAACTTGCTTAGAAAGATAAAAAAGTTGGTTTTGGAGATAACCGCACCAACAGAACATGACATGGCAGTGATTGGTGGTCTCCAAGAACTATGTGTTTTGTGCCTTTATGTCAAGCCAATTCAAGATGGCAACCTCAATTTTCTAGTCAAGACAGAGGAAAGGGTAGAGTTCCTGTCCTACGAAAAGGTCAAGGTCCTCGAGATTGCTTGCAGCTCCCCGTTACTTGTAACTTTTGGATCATTAGCAATGAGAAGTCTTGAGCAGCTGACAGTTCACTGCTGCAGTGGGTTGACGTTGCCATTTGATGAGATAAGAAATCTCACTAAACTCAGGGAAGTCCGGCTTATTGGTTCCCAAGATGATGCACTCAAGAAACAATTGGAGGAACAACTCAAACGTCATCCAAATAAACCTGCTTTGAAGCTTGGGTGA
- the LOC112902058 gene encoding uncharacterized protein LOC112902058 isoform X1 produces MSSPKPSPMAPATPTLVNAAMDPPIRATIFVAIVTVHALLLMWLGSRRRCSRHPALRFVLWSLSAAYLPLMSYVLSYMTTNLWSLDPKDQLWLIVSLVLVQFLKAKADMKALAVAAVATPVAADDDINSLKVRPTMESLIYSFWVAGLVIYHIFFDNNAGKLEVVILFISPLWALGACRMVLKFVAFHRATGSFALGRNVQLMDGYMVQLQEAVPAATAVPRLIVTGERKRDIEESPLGYRLRRAALEDEPASSLVTLDRVWLEGGTLLVPQLKDLCLSFALFKCLRRRFAGYQLAETGSSWAFRFVRDGLLGREDDHERIFRVIASELTFASDFYYYPLPVASLGTLYAGLHFVLSMLIFSSLCLLVLSLVFLILLLGAFGGPSDERPAQYILPKLPALLALVIAWTEMSEMVASVRSNWTKISIVGHYIRCRSHWARRILSCLLGRCKSPKQWKDEMGQTDLLLLTKPRSLLGKQSWAHHFFKRLIDQMRSRRNTLTVPPEVKASILGAFRSSGGQLSAGTAAVHRRRQAFRHGITWACLGGEVTTATDSILVWCIATGLFENRCSSSSRKAPLPPEQVTATDMGVALCLSRYCMYLVAEAPDLLPDNSAWTRRRYQVVKDSIKAALLRSSGPDDLEVDVYGRLVDSFGSERSHEVLKKGSRLGKQLVEEAEKQRSEDGEAGDGGQDTVWKLLAEFWSEMLLYLSPSDNVKGHMQVLQHGGELITLMWVLLLHAGITSRPARHVPEP; encoded by the coding sequence ATGTCTTCTCCCAAACCTTCTCCGATGGCACCCGCCACGCCGACGCTAGTCAATGCAGCAATGGATCCACCAATCAGGGCCACCATCTTCGTTGCCATCGTCACCGTCCATGCCCTGCTCCTGATGTGGCTCGGCTCGCGCCGGCGCTGCAGCCGCCATCCGGCGCTCCGCTTCGTCCTCTGGAGCTTGTCCGCAGCCTACTTGCCACTAATGTCCTACGTCCTGTCATACATGACCACCAATCTCTGGTCCTTGGATCCGAAAGATCAGCTATGGCTGATTGTCTCCCTCGTCCTCGTCCAGTTTCTCAAGGCTAAGGCCGACATGAAAGCTCTAGCTGTGGCTGCTGTCGCCACGCCTGTGGCCGCCGACGATGACATCAACAGCCTCAAGGTCCGGCCGACCATGGAGAGCCTCATCTACTCCTTCTGGGTGGCGGGGCTTGTCATCTACCACATCTTCTTCGACAATAATGCCGGGAAGCTGGAGGTCGTAATTCTCTTCATTTCACCGCTTTGGGCACTTGGAGCATGCAGGATGGTGCTCAAGTTCGTCGCCTTCCATAGGGCGACCGGTTCCTTTGCGCTCGGCCGTAATGTGCAGCTCATGGATGGCTACATGGTGCAGCTCCAAGAAGCTGTCCCAGCAGCCACAGCAGTACCCCGTCTCATAGTGACGGGAGAGAGAAAACGGGACATCGAAGAAAGCCCTCTAGGGTACCGTCTCAGGCGGGCGGCTCTGGAAGATGAGCCAGCAAGTAGCCTGGTCACACTGGACAGAGTCTGGTTGGAAGGTGGAACCCTCCTAGTCCCACAGCTCAAGGATCTGTGCCTCTCCTTCGCTCTGTTCAAGTGCCTGCGCAGACGGTTCGCCGGGTACCAGCTCGCGGAGACCGGCTCGAGCTGGGCATTCCGCTTCGTTCGGGATGGGCTGCTCGGGCGAGAAGACGACCACGAGAGAATCTTCCGGGTGATAGCCAGTGAGCTCACGTTCGCGAGTGACTTCTACTACTACCCTCTTCCCGTTGCCTCATTGGGCACCCTGTATGCTGGCCTCCACTTCGTCTTGTCCATGCTGATTTTCTCTTCCCTCTGCTTACTCGTCCTATCACTCGTCTTCCTGATCCTGCTACTTGGTGCCTTCGGTGGTCCTTCGGATGAAAGACCAGCCCAATATATCTTGCCCAAGCTCCCCGCCCTTCTCGCCCTGGTCATAGCGTGGACCGAGATGTCGGAGATGGTTGCCAGCGTGCGCTCAAACTGGACCAAGATAAGCATTGTAGGCCACTACATCAGGTGCCGCAGCCATTGGGCCCGGAGGATCTTATCGTGCTTGCTAGGACGCTGCAAATCTCCCAAGCAGTGGAAGGATGAGATGGGTCAGACCGACCTACTGCTACTCACCAAGCCAAGAAGCCTTCTGGGCAAGCAGTCATGGGCTCATCACTTCTTCAAACGGCTCATCGACCAAATGAGGAGCCGCCGCAACACTCTGACCGTCCCGCCAGAGGTGAAGGCTTCCATCCTCGGCGCCTTCAGGAGCAGCGGCGGGCAGCTCAGTGCCGGCACGGCTGCAGTGCATCGCCGGCGCCAAGCGTTCCGCCATGGCATCACCTGGGCGTGCCTTGGCGGCGAGGTAACCACCGCCACCGATTCGATCCTTGTGTGGTGCATCGCCACGGGCCTCTTTGAGAACAGGTGTTCCTCTTCCTCCAGAAAGGCTCCCTTGCCGCCCGAGCAGGTCACGGCCACCGACATGGGCGTTGCCCTTTGCTTGTCGCGATACTGCATGTACCTGGTGGCGGAGGCTCCAGATCTGCTGCCAGACAACTCCGCCTGGACGAGGCGCCGTTACCAGGTGGTGAAGGACAGCATCAAGGCGGCGCTGCTGAGGAGCAGCGGTCCTGATGACCTTGAAGTTGACGTGTACGGACGCCTGGTTGATTCCTTCGGCAGCGAGCGCTCCCACGAGGTGCTGAAGAAAGGCTCAAGGCTTGGAAAACAGCTTGTGGAGGAGGCTGAAAAGCAGAGATCCGAAGACGGAGAGGCTGGAGACGGAGGCCAAGACACGGTGTGGAAGCTCCTGGCGGAGTTCTGGTCGGAGATGCTGCTCTACCTCTCACCATCGGACAACGTCAAGGGCCACATGCAGGTGCTGCAGCACGGCGGCGAGCTCATCACGCTCATGTGGGTGCTGCTGCTCCACGCCGGCATCaccagcaggccggctcggcaCGTCCCTGAGCCTTGA
- the LOC112902058 gene encoding uncharacterized protein LOC112902058 isoform X2, which yields MSSPKPSPMAPATPTLVNAAMDPPIRATIFVAIVTVHALLLMWLGSRRRCSRHPALRFVLWSLSAAYLPLMSYVLSYMTTNLWSLDPKDQLWLIVSLVLVQFLKAKADMKALAVAAVATPVAADDDINSLKVRPTMESLIYSFWVAGLVIYHIFFDNNAGKLEVVILFISPLWALGACRMVLKFVAFHRATGSFALGRNVQLMDGYMVQLQEAVPAATAVPRLIVTGERKRDIEESPLGYRLRRAALEDEPASSLVTLDRVWLEGGTLLVPQLKDLCLSFALFKCLRRRFAGYQLAETGSSWAFRFVRDGLLGREDDHERIFRVIASELTFASDFYYYPLPVASLGTLYAGLHFVLSMLIFSSLCLLVLSLVFLILLLGAFGGPSDERPAQYILPKLPALLALVIAWTEMSEMVASVRSNWTKISIVGHYIRCRSHWARRILSCLLGRCKSPKQWKDEMGQTDLLLLTKPRSLLGKQSWAHHFFKRLIDQMRSRRNTLTVPPEVKASILGAFRSSGGQLSAGTAAVHRRRQAFRHGITWACLGGEKGSLAARAGHGHRHGRCPLLVAILHVPGGGGSRSAARQLRLDEAPLPGGEGQHQGGAAEEQRS from the exons ATGTCTTCTCCCAAACCTTCTCCGATGGCACCCGCCACGCCGACGCTAGTCAATGCAGCAATGGATCCACCAATCAGGGCCACCATCTTCGTTGCCATCGTCACCGTCCATGCCCTGCTCCTGATGTGGCTCGGCTCGCGCCGGCGCTGCAGCCGCCATCCGGCGCTCCGCTTCGTCCTCTGGAGCTTGTCCGCAGCCTACTTGCCACTAATGTCCTACGTCCTGTCATACATGACCACCAATCTCTGGTCCTTGGATCCGAAAGATCAGCTATGGCTGATTGTCTCCCTCGTCCTCGTCCAGTTTCTCAAGGCTAAGGCCGACATGAAAGCTCTAGCTGTGGCTGCTGTCGCCACGCCTGTGGCCGCCGACGATGACATCAACAGCCTCAAGGTCCGGCCGACCATGGAGAGCCTCATCTACTCCTTCTGGGTGGCGGGGCTTGTCATCTACCACATCTTCTTCGACAATAATGCCGGGAAGCTGGAGGTCGTAATTCTCTTCATTTCACCGCTTTGGGCACTTGGAGCATGCAGGATGGTGCTCAAGTTCGTCGCCTTCCATAGGGCGACCGGTTCCTTTGCGCTCGGCCGTAATGTGCAGCTCATGGATGGCTACATGGTGCAGCTCCAAGAAGCTGTCCCAGCAGCCACAGCAGTACCCCGTCTCATAGTGACGGGAGAGAGAAAACGGGACATCGAAGAAAGCCCTCTAGGGTACCGTCTCAGGCGGGCGGCTCTGGAAGATGAGCCAGCAAGTAGCCTGGTCACACTGGACAGAGTCTGGTTGGAAGGTGGAACCCTCCTAGTCCCACAGCTCAAGGATCTGTGCCTCTCCTTCGCTCTGTTCAAGTGCCTGCGCAGACGGTTCGCCGGGTACCAGCTCGCGGAGACCGGCTCGAGCTGGGCATTCCGCTTCGTTCGGGATGGGCTGCTCGGGCGAGAAGACGACCACGAGAGAATCTTCCGGGTGATAGCCAGTGAGCTCACGTTCGCGAGTGACTTCTACTACTACCCTCTTCCCGTTGCCTCATTGGGCACCCTGTATGCTGGCCTCCACTTCGTCTTGTCCATGCTGATTTTCTCTTCCCTCTGCTTACTCGTCCTATCACTCGTCTTCCTGATCCTGCTACTTGGTGCCTTCGGTGGTCCTTCGGATGAAAGACCAGCCCAATATATCTTGCCCAAGCTCCCCGCCCTTCTCGCCCTGGTCATAGCGTGGACCGAGATGTCGGAGATGGTTGCCAGCGTGCGCTCAAACTGGACCAAGATAAGCATTGTAGGCCACTACATCAGGTGCCGCAGCCATTGGGCCCGGAGGATCTTATCGTGCTTGCTAGGACGCTGCAAATCTCCCAAGCAGTGGAAGGATGAGATGGGTCAGACCGACCTACTGCTACTCACCAAGCCAAGAAGCCTTCTGGGCAAGCAGTCATGGGCTCATCACTTCTTCAAACGGCTCATCGACCAAATGAGGAGCCGCCGCAACACTCTGACCGTCCCGCCAGAGGTGAAGGCTTCCATCCTCGGCGCCTTCAGGAGCAGCGGCGGGCAGCTCAGTGCCGGCACGGCTGCAGTGCATCGCCGGCGCCAAGCGTTCCGCCATGGCATCACCTGGGCGTGCCTTGGCGGCGAG AAAGGCTCCCTTGCCGCCCGAGCAGGTCACGGCCACCGACATGGGCGTTGCCCTTTGCTTGTCGCGATACTGCATGTACCTGGTGGCGGAGGCTCCAGATCTGCTGCCAGACAACTCCGCCTGGACGAGGCGCCGTTACCAGGTGGTGAAGGACAGCATCAAGGCGGCGCTGCTGAGGAGCAGCGGTCCTGA